In Strigops habroptila isolate Jane chromosome 4, bStrHab1.2.pri, whole genome shotgun sequence, a single genomic region encodes these proteins:
- the NAA60 gene encoding N-alpha-acetyltransferase 60 yields MTEEVPPTALTDVNLRLLCHNDIDTVKQLCGDWFPIEYPDSWYRDITSNKKFFSLAATYRGSIVGMIVAEIKSRTKVHKEDGDILASNFPLDTQVAYILSLGVVKEFRKHGIGSLLLESLKDHISTTAQDHCKAIYLHVLTTNNTAITFYENRDFKQHHYLPYYYSIRGVLKDGFTYVLYINGGHPPWTIFDYLQHIGSTLASLSPCSIPQRIYRQAQSLLCSLLPWSGISAKSGIEYSRTM; encoded by the exons ATGACAGAGGAAGTGCCCCCGACTGCACTTACGGACGTAAACCTGCGTCTTCTCTGCCACAATGACATAGACACAGTGAAACAGCTCTGTGGCGACTGGTTCCCAATAGA gtACCCTGACTCATGGTACCGGGATATCACTTCCAACAAGAAGTTCTTTTCCCTCGCAGCCACATATAGAGGCTCCATCGTGGGAATGATAGTGGCAGAGATCAAGAGCAGGACAAAGGTTCATAAAGAG GATGGAGACATCCTAGCTTCCAATTTTCCTTTGGACACGCAAGTTGCTTACATCCTAAGTCTTGGAGTGGTGAAGGAGTTCAGAAAACATGGAATAG GTTCGCTCTTGCTTGAAAGTTTAAAAGACCATATATCAACGACTGCCCAGGATCACTGCAAAGCCATCTACCTGCACGTCCTCACCACTAACAACACAGCAATAACCTTCTATGAAAACAGAGACTTTAAACAGCACCACTATCTTCCCTATTATTATTCCATCAGAGGGGTCCTCAAAGATGGCTTCACCTATGTCCTGTACATCAATGGTGGACATCCACCCTGGACAATCTT TGACTACCTACAGCACATTGGATCAACGCTGGCCAGCCTGAGCCCGTGTTCAATTCCCCAGAGGATATATCGACAAGCCCAGAGCCTTCTCTGCAGCCTTCTGCCCTGGTCGGGCATTTCTGCCAAGAGCGGCATTGAATACAGCCGGACGATGTGA